The nucleotide window TTAGATTCTGATTATGTTGCAAATAATCAACTCAATCTAAAGAGATATATTCATAATAACGAATTTTCATTACTTTCTAAAGATATTGCTTCTAAAAGAGATAATTGGAGTATAACGGATTTTGGACCAATCGTTTTACCGCCAAAAAAGTACTTTTTACTTGGTGATAATAGAGATAATTCATTAGACTCGAGATATAGAGGTTTTGTAGATGAAGAGAATATTATGGGAACATTAATCTATAACTTTTAATGACAACACAACAACTAATCACTCAAATCAAGAAAAAACAATCCTTTCTTTGCATAGGGTTAGATGTAGATTTAAATAAAATCCCTCAACATCTTTTAGAGGAAGAAGACCCAATATTTGCTTTTAATAAAGCTATAATTGATGCAACACATCACCTTTGTGTGGCATACAAGCCTAACACTGCTTTTTATGAAGCTTACGGAATTAAAGGTTGGCAGGCTTTAGAAAAAACCATAAACTATCTTAACGACAAGCATCCTGAAATTTATACCATCGCTGACGCAAAACGCGGAGACATTGGTAACACAAGTACAATGTATGCAAAAGCTTTTTTTGAAGATTTAGGTTTCGATAGTGTTACCGTAGCACCATATATGGGCAAAGATTCGGTAGAACCTTTTTTGGCTTTTGAGGACAAGCACACCATTTTGTTAGCATTAACATCTAATCAAGGAGCTTTCGATTTTCAAACTAAAACCGTTGATGGAGTAGAACTTTATAAGCAGGTTTTAAAAACTTCAAAAACTTGGAAAAATTCAGAAAATTTAATGTATGTGGTTGGTGCTACAAAAGCAGAATATTTAGCAGATATTAGACAGATAATTCCAGATAGTTTTTTACTAGTGCCAGGAGTTGGTGCACAAGGAGGTAATCTTCAAGATGTTTGTAAATACGGGTTGACTGATAATGTAGGTTTGCTTATTAACTCTTCCAGAGGAATAATATATGCATCTCAAAACGATGATTTTGCACAGGCTGCAACAGCAAAAGCAGAAGAATTGCAATTGCAGATGCGTGAAATTCTGAATGCTTAAAATTAGCAGCACTAAACTCGTTTCAACATCTCAAGATGAAATACTTAGATCAGTTAAATAGAAATGTTGCGCTAGAGCATATACCAAAACGAATTGTATCTCTGGTGCCTTCTCAAACCGAATTGTTAGTTGATTTAGGGCTAGAAAATGAACTTGTAGGTGTTACAAAATTTTGTGTACACCCAAGTCATCTCAGAAAACAAAAAACCGTTGTTGGTGGTACAAAGCAGATTCATGTTAATAAAATAAAAGCGCTTCGGCCAGACATTATACTTTGTAATAAAGAAGAAAATACAAAGGAAATCATCAAAGATTTAGAAGATGTAGCTCCAATACATATCAGTGATGTAGATACTGTAGAAGATTGTTTAGAGCTCATAAAAATGTATGGTGCTATTTTCAATAGTTCTAAAAATGCGTCAGAGTTAATTGAGGCTATTAAAATTGAAAGACAAAAATTTCAATCTGCATTACAATCTAAAAAGAAGAAGAAAGTAGCTTATTTTATATGGAAGAATCCTTGGATAGTGGCAGCTTCCAATACGTTTATAAATACAATGATTAATGAAGCTGGTTTTAGTAATATTTTTGAAAATCAAGAACGTTATCCTGAAATAGATTTAGAGGATTCAAAATTAAAAGAAGCCGATTTAATATTTCTTTCAAGTGAGCCATATCCTTTTAAGACTAAAGATATAGATGCTTTTAAAGAGCAGTTTCAGGATAAGGAAATAATTATTGTTGATGGAGAAATGTTTTCGTGGTATGGAAGCCGATTATTAAAGTCTTATAAGTATTTTCAAACATCATTTTATTAAATAAAAAAGTCGGTACCTAACTAATACCGACTTTAATCTAACTAACTTGTTCTAATCTCTTTTAAGACTTAATCTCTTTTGCATTACAAAGATGTTGACTTTACTTGATTTAAATGTTATGTTAATATTAGCATATAATTAAATGTAGTTTAATAACTTAGATTAGAATTATACCAATTATGAGAATAGTCGTGCATCTCTTGGTCTTTATCGTGTTTAATACACTCGCTACTGCACAAAATTCTACTTGCAAATGTTGTACAGAAAAGCATTCAGAGTTCGATTTTTGGATAGGTACTTGGGAGGTCACTAATGCTGACGGTACAAAAGCTGGCCAAAACACTATTAAAAAATTACAAAATGGTTGCGTGCTACAAGAAAACTGGATTAGCTCTACACCTGCATACTCAGGAACTAGTAATAATTTTTACAACAATAAAACCAAACAATGGGAACAAATCTGGATTGACAATCAAGGGCAAAGTTTACACCTCAAAGGAAATAAGGTTGGTAATCAAATGATTTTACAAACGGATGAAGAAACCAATTCCG belongs to Winogradskyella sp. J14-2 and includes:
- the pyrF gene encoding orotidine-5'-phosphate decarboxylase; this encodes MTTQQLITQIKKKQSFLCIGLDVDLNKIPQHLLEEEDPIFAFNKAIIDATHHLCVAYKPNTAFYEAYGIKGWQALEKTINYLNDKHPEIYTIADAKRGDIGNTSTMYAKAFFEDLGFDSVTVAPYMGKDSVEPFLAFEDKHTILLALTSNQGAFDFQTKTVDGVELYKQVLKTSKTWKNSENLMYVVGATKAEYLADIRQIIPDSFLLVPGVGAQGGNLQDVCKYGLTDNVGLLINSSRGIIYASQNDDFAQAATAKAEELQLQMREILNA
- a CDS encoding ABC transporter substrate-binding protein; translated protein: MKYLDQLNRNVALEHIPKRIVSLVPSQTELLVDLGLENELVGVTKFCVHPSHLRKQKTVVGGTKQIHVNKIKALRPDIILCNKEENTKEIIKDLEDVAPIHISDVDTVEDCLELIKMYGAIFNSSKNASELIEAIKIERQKFQSALQSKKKKKVAYFIWKNPWIVAASNTFINTMINEAGFSNIFENQERYPEIDLEDSKLKEADLIFLSSEPYPFKTKDIDAFKEQFQDKEIIIVDGEMFSWYGSRLLKSYKYFQTSFY